Proteins from one Chroococcidiopsis sp. CCMEE 29 genomic window:
- a CDS encoding nucleoside-diphosphate sugar epimerase/dehydratase: MLLISIDIVLFLVSIYSAFCFRLGFWLSYSTIWQFIWLLGSLLIVKIVIFRAMGIYRSVLRYTGLEFILTALKAVLLSSGTLVVLAYLLQSFQLPRSVLINDAFLTLLLVVNVRLLMRWIVSRLQLDHPGNSPERVVIYGAGACGSKLAQTLASDRAYRLIAFVDDNPSLHNETVQGLRVYSPADLAKLLEAKPFDTLLLAMPSVDGRTKSQILANLQSLPVAVKTVPSITEILSGKVSISRLRNIEIADLLGREQVAPNLELLQMNVTDKVVLVTGAGGSIGSELCRQIAQQKPQCLVLYELSEFALYSIDMELAETYPTLKRIAYLGSVTDRAHLSAVLTKYQVDTVYHAAAYKHVPLVEANSAQGILNNVLGTLIAARCAIDCGVSKFVLISTDKAVRPTNVMGTTKRVAELILQALAEQPEMTTCFTMVRFGNVLGSSGSVVPRFRQQIAEGKAITLTHADMTRYFMSIPEAASLVIQAGAMGKGGEVFLLDMGEPVRIYDLAVEMIHLSGLEPGKDIEIQITGLRPGEKIYEELLIDTANARLTQHPKIFCAYEASTPWKVLELRLEALFLHAQLGNQESILSELRRIVPEYQPRGLEKSEVQAIAA; the protein is encoded by the coding sequence TTGTTGCTAATTTCAATTGATATTGTTTTATTTTTGGTATCTATATATAGCGCGTTTTGTTTCCGCTTAGGTTTTTGGCTTAGTTATTCAACAATATGGCAATTCATTTGGTTACTTGGATCGCTGCTGATTGTTAAAATTGTCATCTTTCGAGCGATGGGCATCTATCGCTCTGTTCTCCGCTATACAGGCTTGGAGTTTATATTGACTGCCCTCAAAGCAGTTCTATTAAGTTCCGGTACATTAGTTGTCCTTGCTTATTTATTGCAATCCTTCCAACTACCTCGCTCGGTTCTGATTAACGATGCCTTTCTAACCCTGCTTTTGGTAGTTAACGTGCGGCTTTTGATGCGTTGGATAGTTTCCCGCTTGCAACTAGACCATCCAGGTAATTCTCCAGAACGAGTTGTTATTTACGGTGCAGGCGCCTGTGGTTCTAAACTGGCTCAAACTTTAGCTAGCGATCGCGCCTATCGGCTGATAGCCTTTGTGGATGACAATCCATCTCTGCACAATGAGACAGTTCAGGGACTGAGGGTTTACTCACCAGCCGATTTAGCAAAACTACTAGAGGCAAAGCCGTTTGACACCCTTCTGTTGGCTATGCCTTCGGTAGATGGACGAACTAAAAGCCAAATTTTAGCCAATCTCCAGTCCTTACCCGTGGCGGTGAAGACTGTACCAAGCATTACTGAGATTCTATCCGGTAAGGTTTCTATTAGTAGACTTCGCAACATTGAGATTGCAGATCTGTTAGGTCGAGAACAAGTTGCGCCCAATCTAGAGTTACTGCAAATGAACGTAACCGATAAAGTAGTGCTGGTGACTGGTGCTGGAGGTTCGATTGGATCTGAGTTATGCCGTCAGATCGCTCAGCAGAAACCTCAATGCTTGGTGTTGTATGAGCTGAGTGAGTTTGCGCTTTACAGCATTGACATGGAACTGGCTGAAACTTATCCCACGCTAAAACGGATTGCTTACTTGGGTTCTGTGACCGATCGCGCCCATCTAAGTGCTGTCTTGACCAAGTATCAGGTAGATACGGTCTATCATGCAGCTGCATATAAGCATGTGCCGTTGGTGGAAGCAAATTCTGCTCAAGGTATTTTGAATAACGTTTTAGGAACTTTGATAGCAGCTCGTTGTGCAATCGACTGTGGTGTTAGCAAGTTTGTTTTGATTTCTACGGATAAGGCGGTTCGTCCTACCAATGTGATGGGAACCACTAAACGGGTGGCAGAGTTGATTTTGCAGGCGCTGGCTGAGCAACCGGAAATGACCACCTGTTTCACTATGGTGCGATTTGGCAATGTACTAGGCAGTAGTGGTTCAGTTGTGCCACGGTTCCGGCAACAGATTGCAGAGGGTAAGGCAATTACACTCACGCATGCAGATATGACTCGTTATTTCATGTCTATACCCGAAGCCGCTTCCTTGGTGATTCAGGCGGGAGCGATGGGTAAAGGCGGTGAAGTTTTCTTATTAGATATGGGCGAACCTGTACGGATTTACGATTTGGCGGTGGAGATGATTCACCTCAGTGGTTTAGAGCCAGGGAAAGATATTGAGATTCAAATTACTGGCTTAAGACCCGGAGAAAAGATCTATGAGGAATTGCTGATTGATACTGCAAATGCCAGGTTAACCCAGCATCCCAAGATTTTCTGTGCTTATGAAGCGTCCACACCTTGGAAAGTCTTAGAGCTACGCCTAGAGGCACTGTTTTTGCACGCTCAACTCGGCAACCAGGAGAGTATCCTGTCAGAATTACGGCGAATTGTGCCAGAGTATCAGCCCAGAGGTTTGGAGAAGTCAGAAGTTCAAGCTATAGCTGCGTAG